One genomic window of Plasmodium coatneyi strain Hackeri chromosome 12, complete sequence includes the following:
- a CDS encoding 60S ribosomal protein L27, with protein sequence MGKLLKPGKVVIMLNGRRAGKKAIIINTYESQTRERPYSYCLVAGIEKHPLKVTKKMSKKKILKRSKVKAFVKYINVNHILPTRYQVANDFDIKSLASEEVLKSKNKKKEVKKLGKMFRDKFLDPINKKTGEVSKDISFLHKKLYF encoded by the exons atgggaaaatt ACTCAAGCCAGGAAAAGTTGTTATCATGTTGAATGGACGTAGAGCTGGAAAGAAGGCAATAATTATTAACACCTATGAAAGCCAAACGAGGGAGAGACCCTACAGCTATTGCCTCGTTGCGGGAATAGAAAAGCACCCACTGAAGgttaccaaaaaaatgtccaagaAGAAAATTCTGAAGAGATCCAAGGTCAAGGCGTTTGTAAAGTACATTAACGTGAACCACATTCTCCCAACGAG ATACCAAGTGGCCAACGACTTTGACATTAAAAGTTTAGCATCGGAGGAGGTTTTGAAATccaagaataaaaagaaggaagttaaaAAGTTGGGAAAAATGTTCAGAGATAA ATTCTTAGACccaattaacaaaaaaaccGGTGAAGTTTCCAAGGACATTTCATTCTTGCACAAGAAATTATACTTCTGA
- a CDS encoding 30S ribosomal protein S10, producing MNVCFLVLFLILHCAYGRSTALRVAPEGMTAFLRAVPTRNTLRKNVRVYNNLEKVNTDIKDLDILNKWKENYHLRIVLNSYFSDHLQKAVLNVKEKISQYPQFIIAGPIPQKTIKKRFTFLRSPHVDKDSREQFEIKQYGCKLDIFLNSSISLKSNEFTDFLSVKLPRFVGFEYYFEENYKGLKKAEVQNLKKKKYVSKYYTNLLNAKEKKKIVESLLENAKYMNVRLPRNFYDLYKFPLHILQHYYKKTMEKKKWYHENEDLMKKIESLSFE from the exons ATGAACGTATGCTTTTTGGTCCTCTTTCTGATATTACACTGTGCTTATGGGAGATCCACTGCCCTGAGGGTAGCCCCCGAAGGAATGACAGCCTTTTTGAGGGCAGTTCCTACGAGAAACACCCTAAGGAAGAACGTTCGAGTTTACAACAAC TTAGAGAAAGTCAACACAGATATAAAAGACCTGGACATTTTAAacaagtggaaggaaaactaCCACCTTCGAATTGTTCTAAACTCCTACTTTTCGGACCACCTGCAAAAGGCCGTCTTAAatgtgaaggagaaaatcaGCCAGTATCCTCAGTTTATCATTGCTGGCCCGATTCCGCAGAAGACAATAAAGAAGAG ATTCACCTTCCTGAGATCGCCCCACGTGGATAAGGACAGCAGGGAGCAATTCGAAATAAAGCAGTACGGATGTAAATTGGATATTTTTCTGAACTCTTCCATAAGCTTGAAAAGCAACGAAT TCACTGACTTCCTATCCGTGAAGCTGCCCCGGTTCGTGGGCTTCGAGTACTACTTcgaagaaaattacaaaggaCTAAAAAAGGCGGAagtacaaaatttaaaaaaaaaaaaatacgtcaGCAAGTACTACACGAATTTGCTTAACgccaaggagaaaaaaaaaattgtggaatCGTTGCTGGAAAATGCAAAGTACATGAATGTGAGGCTGCCCAGAAATTTTTATGACCTGTACAAATTCCCCCTGCATATATTGCAGCACTATTACAAAAa AACgatggagaagaaaaagtggtATCACGAGAATGAAGACTTGATGAAGAAAATCGAGTCCCTCTCATTTGAATAG